From Schizosaccharomyces pombe strain 972h- genome assembly, chromosome: II, the proteins below share one genomic window:
- the cdc10 gene encoding DNA-binding transcription factor, MBF transcription factor complex subunit Cdc10 codes for MASANFIRQFELGNDSFSYQKRPEDEPSQPLSNRNINKLNDSSTLKDSSSRIFINSQVLRDGRPVELYAVECSGMKYMELSCGDNVALRRCPDSYFNISQILRLAGTSSSENAKELDDIIESGDYENVDSKHPQIDGVWVPYDRAISIAKRYGVYEILQPLISFNLDLFPKFSKQQQIESSSISKNLNTSSFNTRSPLRNHNFSNPSKSSKNGVHTINNMQSSPSPSSSFLLPLTQIDSQNVKRSNNYLSTSPPILEQRLKRHRIDVSDEDLHPSSQLNDNEASSLFPDTPRLNHSLSFVSLVSSLPPLDQNIMQDYHTSKDILTSIFLDVNFADSSALEAKLSDSLDLDVPIDELGHAALHWAAAVAKMPLLQALIHKGANPLRGNLTGETALMRSVLVTNHLNQNSFGDLLDLLYASLPCTDRAGRTVVHHICLTAGIKGRGSASRYYLETLLNWAKKHASGNNGYMLKDFINYLNHQDKNGDTALNIAARIGNKNIVEVLMQAGASAYIPNRAGLSVANFGIFVENALKQPEDSKQTKVSLMSENLSSKEKTAVPPRQKSRDIIASVTDVISSLDKDFQDEMAAKQSMIDSAYTQLRESTKKLSDLREQLHVSETQRTLFLELRQRCKNLMTSIEEQKSELSNLYESFDPNGIHDSLSLDADAPFTVNENNNKNLSIAELKFQVAAYERNEARLNELANKLWQRNSNIKSKCRRVVSLCTGVDESRVDSLLESLLQAVESDGQQGEVDMGRVAGFLRVVKEHQA; via the coding sequence ATGGCTTCAGCCAATTTTATTCGCCAGTTTGAGCTGGGGAACGATTCTTTTTCATACCAAAAACGCCCAGAGGATGAGCCATCACAACCCCTTTCAAACagaaatataaacaaactaAACGATTCATCTACTTTAAAAGACTCTAGTTCAAggatttttattaactcCCAAGTTTTACGTGATGGCCGACCCGTAGAATTGTATGCTGTCGAATGTTCAGGCATGAAATATATGGAGCTTAGCTGTGGGGATAATGTTGCTCTTCGAAGATGTCCAGATTCTTACTTTAATATCTCTCAAATACTTCGACTTGCTGGTACTTCGTCATCTGAAAACGCCAAAGAATTGGATGATATTATCGAGAGTGGGGACTATGAGAATGTTGACTCCAAACACCCTCAAATAGATGGAGTATGGGTTCCATATGATCGAGCAATTTCTATAGCAAAGCGATATGGggtttatgaaattttacaaccattaatttcttttaatctTGATTTATTCCccaaattttcaaagcaGCAACAAATCGAAAGTTCTTCAATctccaaaaatttaaatacttcttcttttaatacGCGATCCCCTTTGAGGAatcataatttttcaaaccCTAGCAAGTCTTCAAAGAATGGGGTGCACACTATAAACAATATGCAGAGTTCACCTTCACCTTCTTCCTCTTTCTTACTACCTTTAACTCAAATTGATAGCCAAAATGTTAAACGCTCTAACAATTACCTCTCCACCTCTCCACCTATCCTTGAACAGCGTTTAAAACGGCATAGAATTGATGTCAGTGATGAAGACTTACATCCCTCCTCACAGTTAAATGATAATGAGGCCTCTTCATTGTTTCCAGATACGCCAAGGTTGAACCATTCACTTTCTTTTGTATCCTTGGTTTCTAGTCTTCCTCCACTTGATCAGAATATTATGCAGGATTATCATACATCAAAAGACATTTTGACCTCTATCTTTTTAGATGTAAACTTTGCTGATTCCAGCGCCTTAGAAGCAAAGCTGTCGGACTCATTAGATTTGGATGTCCCCATTGACGAACTTGGACACGCCGCTCTGCACTGGGCAGCAGCCGTTGCCAAAATGCCTTTGTTACAAGCCTTAATACATAAAGGAGCTAATCCTTTACGTGGCAACCTCACAGGAGAAACGGCATTAATGAGATCGGTTTTGGTAACCAATCATCTCAATCAGAACTCTTTTGGTGATTTACTAGACTTGCTTTACGCATCTCTTCCCTGTACAGATCGAGCTGGACGGACCGTCGTTCATCACATTTGTCTTACTGCAGGTATAAAAGGCCGAGGTTCAGCATCGAGATATTACTTAGAAACCTTATTAAATTGGGCAAAGAAACATGCAAGTGGTAACAACGGATATATGCTGAAAGACTTCATAAACtatttaaatcatcaaGATAAAAATGGGGATACAGCTTTAAATATCGCAGCAAGAATTGGAAATAAGAACATTGTTGAAGTTTTAATGCAAGCCGGAGCTTCCGCTTATATTCCTAATCGTGCAGGGTTAAGCGTAGcaaattttggaatttttgttgaaaacGCATTAAAACAACCCGAAGActcaaaacaaacaaaagtttCCCTTATGAGTGAAAATCTGTCCAGCAAAGAAAAGACTGCTGTCCCTCCTCGTCAAAAGAGTAGAGACATTATCGCCTCTGTGACCGATGTAATATCTTCTCTGGATAAAGATTTTCAGGATGAAATGGCTGCAAAACAGTCTATGATTGACTCAGCCTACACCCAATTGCGTGAATCTACAAAAAAGCTGTCCGATCTTCGTGAACAACTACACGTGTCCGAGACGCAAAGAACTTTGTTTCTTGAATTAAGGCAACGTTGTAAAAATCTTATGACTTCGATCGAAGAACAGAAAAGTGAATTAAGTAATCTTTATGAATCTTTTGATCCCAATGGAATACACGATTCATTATCATTGGATGCTGACGCTCCTTTTACTGTCAATGAaaacaacaacaaaaatttatctaTTGCTGAATTGAAGTTTCAAGTTGCTGCTTATGAGAGAAATGAAGCCAGATTAAACGAATTAGCGAACAAACTTTGGCAACGAAATTCCAACATAAAATCAAAGTGCCGTCGGGTTGTTTCCCTATGCACCGGTGTCGATGAATCTCGAGTGGATTCATTATTGGAAAGTTTGTTACAAGCCGTGGAAAGTGACGGTCAACAGGGAGAAGTAGATATGGGTCGAGTTGCTGGATTCTTACGTGTTGTTAAAGAACATCAAGCATAA
- the mmp2 gene encoding endopeptidase catalytic subunit, giving the protein MANPFVRNQSFKSVFFKNLVGITLWVPVLMFVEQHVVSVGTIEGRSMKPAFNPETNMLQRDRVLLWKWNKDYKRGDVVILRSPENPEELLVKRVLGVEYDIMKTRPPKKLSLVPVPEGHVWVEGDEQFHSIDSNKFGPVSTGLITAKVIAILFPFSRAGRIDHEGFRKNAVFLSGKRSVK; this is encoded by the exons ATGGCAAACCCTTTCGTTCGAAATCAATCTTTTAAATcagtattttttaaaaatttagtcGGAATTACCCTATGGGTACCCGTATTAATGTTCGTTGAACAACATGTAGTCAGCGTCGGTACAATTGAAGGTAGATCTATGAAACCAGCCTTTAACCCTGAGACAAACATGCTGCAGAGAGATAGGGTACTACTTTGGAAATGGAATAAGGATTACAAAAGAGGAGATGTAGTTATACTACG CTCTCCAGAAAACCCAGAGGAACTATTGGTAAAAAGAGTTCTAGGAGTAGAATACGATATCATGAAAACGAGACCTCCTAAAAAGTTGTCATTAGTACCCGTTCCCGAGGGACATGTGTGGGTCGAAGGCGATGAACAATTTCATTCTAT TGATAGTAACAAATTTGGCCCAGTATCGACAGGACTCATCACTGCCAAAGTGATTGCAATTTTGTTTCCCTTCTCTCGTGCAGGGCGTATTGATCATGAAGGTTTCCGAAAGAATGCAGTGTTTTTAAGTGGAAAACGTTCTGTTAAGTAA
- the ppk26 gene encoding PAN complex subunit Ppk26, producing MSVRKNSPASPKPTSRSRESSRSPSVTDLKDHSKAKRTLCRNILLYGSCKHSENGCAFRHDGPFIPSSENLEQYSVKKKLNAASASFQPVRALPVKAAGAAVFVPKSQEKSLFLSRERTPVALSPGSHAINPYNNASMLVNEPFHDDSGVYYTRQNQFKPTLYNLYNPQPSPMPTLLPYERTVNGLFIDDTTRERIERKSEASRQTISALPSIISSYTSLAPLNTKLYRYKEQIGFSSWTYKCTSSIDGNAYVLKRLQDCSINIDTSTVDKLKNVFHPNIVPFHSAFHTDTFHDSSLLLIYDFYPCTTTLGELYLNNSKNSVKLEENRKIPERELWNYFFQLTIALSYLHKSGFACNKLTPSRILVDQTERIRISGCADYELVVSNKPPLEERKKQDFVDLGVVIANLATGRTDMDMSSAARAIYSTYSREFYKAVLYFVSEVPEDKNLELFLQNHIESFFPIMSSPYVECEKMERKISDAFQHGRFFNILCKIMFIIDNNRASREYPIAREKEISLIYLLRDYLFHQIDEDECPVIDLYQVLNRLGKLDAGINQAIALISRDELDCVSVSYGELKAWLDNVYEMEINS from the exons ATGAGTGTGAGGAAGAATTCTCCTGCAAGCCCAAAGCCAACTTCCCGTTCTAGGGAGAGTTCCAGGTCTCCGTCAGTGACTGATTTGAAAG ACCATTCCAAAGCTAAACGAACATTATGTAGAAATATCTTACTTTATGGATCCTGTAAGCATTCAGAAAATGGATGTGCTTTTCGACATGATGGT CCTTTCATCCCTTCTTCAGAGAATTTGGAGCAATACTCAGt TAAGAAAAAACTGAATGCTGCGTCGGCCTCTTTTCAACCTGTTCGCGCTTTACCAGTAAAGGCTGCTGGCGCTGCAGTATTTGTTCCTAAATCACAAGAAAAATCTCTTTTTCTATCTAGAGAGCGTACCCCTGTTGCGCTTTCACCAGGTAGTCAT GCTATTAATCCTTACAATAATGCATCTATGTTGGTCAATGAGCCTTTTCATGATGACTCTGGGGTTTATTATACTCGTCAAAACCAGTTTAAACCC ACATTGTACAATTTATATAATCCGCAACCTTCTCCCATGCCAACTTTACTTCCTTATGAAAGAACTGTAAACGGTCTATTTATTGATGATACGACTAGAGAAAGAATCGAGAGAAAGAGCGAGGCATCCCGTCAGACAATTTCAG CGCTTCCGTCTATTATATCTTCATATACTTCTTTGGCGCCACTGAATACAAAGCTTTATCGGTATAAAGAGCAAATTGGATTCTCTTCTTGGACGTACAAATGCACTTCTTCCATCGATGGGAATGCTTACGTTTTGAAACGACTCCAAG acTGTTCAATTAATATTGATACGTCGACTGTCGACAAgcttaaaaatgtttttcatCCAAATATCGTACCATTCCATTCTGCTTTTCATACTGATACATTTCATGATTCTT CGTTACTATTaatttatgatttttatCCGTGTACTACAACCCTTGGTGAGCTCTACCTAAACAATTCTAAAAATTCTGTCAAGTTGGAggaaaatagaaaaattcCAGAACGAGAGTTAtggaattattttttccagCTTACTATCGCTTTGTCATATCTACATAAATCCGGGTTTGCTTGCAACAAGCTTACTCCGTCGAGAATCCTTGTGGATCAAACTGaaag GATTCGTATTAGTGGTTGCGCTGACTATGAATTGGTAGTGTCAAACAAGCCTCCATTAGAGGAACGAAAGAAGCAGGATTTTGTAGATCTTGGAGTTGTGATTGCGAATTTAGCTACTGGAAGAACTGATATGGACATGTCTTCAGCCGCACGAGCAATTTATAGTACATATTCGAGGGAATTTTATAAAGCGGTTTTATACTTTGTATCGGAAGTTCCTGAGGATAAAAACTTGGAGttgtttttgcaaaatcaCATAGAAAGTTTTTTCCCTATAATGAGTTCACCATACGTGGAATGCGAAAAAATGGAGAGAAAAATTTCGGACGCTTTCCAACACGGtcgattttttaatattttgtGCAAGATTATGTTTATTATTGATAATAATAGAGCTTCTCGTGAATATCCTATCGCacgagaaaaagaaatttcattaatctACTTATTACGAGATTATCTTTTCCATCAGATAGATGAAGATGAGTGTCCTGTGATAGATTTATATCAAGTGCTGAATCGCCTGGGAAAG CTTGATGCCGGTATAAATCAAGCCATCGCATTAATTTCCCGAGATGAACTTGATTGTGTTTCAGTTTCTTATGGGGAG CTAAAAGCTTGGTTGGACAACGTTTACGAAATGGaaataaattcttaa